The Polaribacter tangerinus genome has a segment encoding these proteins:
- a CDS encoding glutaminyl-peptide cyclotransferase produces MKIKALIIVLFTSLSAIISCNDPYIFSLEIPKKVVLNDVITVKLFEKNKKKFEKIIFYVNGKEIASNNNSAKIDTKILGVGKHAINAVVFFDGKTKKKNGFIEVFANKKPTIYSYKIINTYPHDTSSYTQGLEYYKGFLYETTGRRGESRLRKVALKTGEVIQEIALDKKYFGEGMTIVNDKIIWLTWEAEKGFVYDLNTFKLIKEFRYKKSKEGWGLTQNENALIKSDGTNKIWFLDKETQEELNYIQAYTYDRAVDNLNELEVINGKLYANKYQKNTLVIIDLKTGMAEGLVDLRGLEKEMRKTQDLVEQDEVLNGIAFDKENNRMFVTGKKWGKLFEIELIAQ; encoded by the coding sequence ATGAAAATAAAAGCACTCATAATTGTATTATTTACAAGTTTGTCGGCTATAATTTCTTGTAACGACCCTTATATTTTTTCTTTAGAAATACCCAAAAAAGTGGTATTAAATGATGTTATTACCGTAAAGTTGTTTGAAAAAAATAAAAAGAAATTTGAAAAAATTATATTTTATGTAAATGGTAAAGAAATTGCCTCTAACAACAACAGTGCAAAAATTGATACCAAAATATTAGGTGTTGGAAAACACGCAATTAATGCAGTCGTTTTTTTTGATGGAAAAACCAAGAAGAAAAATGGTTTTATAGAGGTATTTGCAAACAAAAAACCAACAATTTATTCATATAAAATTATAAATACTTATCCGCATGATACCAGCTCATATACACAAGGACTGGAATATTATAAAGGTTTTCTATATGAAACTACCGGTCGTAGAGGCGAGTCTAGACTTCGAAAAGTAGCCTTAAAAACAGGAGAGGTTATACAAGAAATTGCACTAGATAAAAAGTATTTCGGAGAAGGAATGACCATTGTTAACGACAAAATTATTTGGTTAACTTGGGAAGCAGAAAAAGGTTTTGTGTACGATTTAAATACATTTAAACTCATTAAAGAATTTCGATACAAAAAAAGTAAGGAAGGTTGGGGATTAACTCAAAATGAAAATGCACTCATTAAATCTGATGGAACAAATAAAATTTGGTTTTTAGACAAAGAAACTCAAGAAGAACTCAATTATATTCAGGCATATACTTATGACAGAGCAGTTGACAATTTAAATGAGTTAGAGGTTATAAATGGAAAATTATACGCAAATAAATACCAAAAAAATACGTTAGTTATTATCGATTTAAAAACCGGAATGGCTGAAGGACTTGTAGATTTAAGAGGTTTAGAGAAAGAGATGAGAAAGACTCAAGATTTAGTAGAACAAGATGAAGTGCTAAACGGTATCGCTTTTGACAAAGAAAATAATAGAATGTTTGTTACAGGTAAAAAATGGGGGAAACTTTTCGAAATAGAACTAATAGCACAATAA
- a CDS encoding type B 50S ribosomal protein L31, with product MKKGIHPENYRMVAFKDMSNEDVFLTRSTVDTKETLEVDGVEYPLVKLEISRTSHPFYTGKSKLIDAAGRIDKFKNKYAKFKKD from the coding sequence ATGAAAAAAGGAATTCATCCAGAAAATTACAGAATGGTAGCGTTTAAAGACATGTCTAACGAAGACGTATTTTTAACGCGTTCTACCGTAGACACTAAAGAAACTTTAGAAGTAGATGGTGTTGAGTATCCTTTAGTAAAATTAGAGATTTCTAGAACATCTCACCCATTTTACACTGGTAAATCTAAACTTATTGATGCTGCAGGGCGTATTGACAAGTTCAAAAACAAATATGCAAAATTCAAAAAAGACTAA
- a CDS encoding FMN-binding glutamate synthase family protein → MLKKLKIRNTILAILLLATILFGLLVYFIPQLGTIILLSISSILTLVAISDSLQTRHSLLRSFPLVARLRWLFEDEREKIQQYFIEDNLNGTPISREKRSIVYQRSKLQKETIPFGTQHNVYKKGYEFVKHSMFPKDHHKITGERIIVGSDKCTQKYNCSIVNISAMSFGSLSKNAIIALNQGAKMGNFAHNTGEGGISPYHLHGGDLIFQVGTGYFGAGKSVNGKRVFDADIFRENANKPAVKMIEIKFSQGAKPGHGGILPAKKNTPEIAQIRSVEVGTQVDSPPGHSAFSNYKEMIDFIQQVRELANGKPVGIKLCVGNNKEIEEMIAAFASADNYPDFISVDGGEGGTGSAPLEFTNYIGTPLLEGLVFVNKLLIKYHLKHQIKIIASGKAVDAFDIVRYLALGADAIGMARSFMLSLGCIQARECNLDTCPVGVATQDEDLVKALVVSKKNVRVKNYHDKTLQAVKEITAAMGEDSIGNITADKIYRRKTADKVVSLQEVYY, encoded by the coding sequence TTGCTTAAAAAACTTAAAATTAGAAATACCATCCTAGCTATTTTATTATTAGCAACTATATTATTTGGTTTGTTGGTTTATTTTATACCGCAGTTAGGAACCATAATTTTACTATCTATCTCCAGTATTCTTACCTTAGTTGCTATTTCAGATAGTTTACAAACAAGGCACTCCTTATTACGTTCATTTCCTTTGGTGGCAAGATTACGTTGGTTGTTTGAAGATGAGAGAGAAAAAATTCAACAATATTTTATCGAAGATAATTTAAACGGAACACCTATTAGCAGAGAAAAGAGAAGTATTGTTTATCAACGTTCAAAACTTCAAAAAGAAACCATTCCTTTCGGTACTCAGCATAATGTGTACAAAAAAGGTTATGAGTTTGTAAAACATTCTATGTTCCCAAAAGACCATCACAAAATTACAGGAGAAAGAATTATTGTTGGTTCAGATAAGTGCACTCAAAAATACAATTGCTCTATTGTAAATATTTCAGCAATGTCTTTTGGCTCTTTAAGTAAAAACGCCATTATTGCTCTAAATCAAGGAGCAAAAATGGGAAATTTTGCTCATAACACTGGCGAAGGCGGTATTTCTCCATATCACTTACATGGTGGCGATTTAATTTTTCAAGTAGGAACTGGGTATTTTGGTGCAGGAAAATCTGTAAACGGAAAGCGAGTTTTCGACGCAGACATTTTTAGAGAAAACGCTAACAAACCAGCAGTTAAAATGATAGAAATTAAGTTTTCTCAAGGTGCAAAGCCTGGTCATGGAGGTATTTTGCCAGCCAAAAAGAATACACCCGAAATTGCTCAAATTAGGTCTGTAGAGGTTGGAACACAAGTAGACTCACCACCCGGACACTCGGCATTTTCTAATTACAAAGAAATGATTGATTTTATACAACAAGTAAGAGAGTTGGCTAATGGTAAGCCTGTGGGTATAAAATTGTGTGTTGGAAATAATAAGGAAATTGAAGAAATGATTGCTGCATTTGCTTCGGCAGATAATTATCCAGATTTTATTTCTGTAGACGGTGGTGAAGGAGGCACAGGATCTGCACCCTTAGAATTTACAAACTATATTGGTACTCCATTATTAGAGGGATTGGTGTTTGTAAACAAATTACTTATAAAGTATCATTTAAAACATCAAATTAAAATTATAGCAAGTGGAAAAGCCGTAGATGCTTTTGATATAGTACGTTACTTGGCGCTAGGTGCAGATGCTATTGGTATGGCACGTAGCTTTATGCTTAGTTTGGGTTGTATTCAAGCAAGAGAGTGCAATTTAGATACTTGTCCTGTTGGTGTTGCCACTCAAGATGAAGATTTGGTAAAAGCATTGGTGGTATCAAAGAAAAATGTACGTGTAAAAAATTACCATGATAAAACCTTGCAAGCGGTAAAAGAAATAACAGCAGCAATGGGAGAAGACTCTATAGGAAATATTACTGCAGATAAAATATACCGTCGTAAAACGGCAGATAAGGTAGTAAGTTTACAAGAAGTTTATTACTAA
- a CDS encoding class I SAM-dependent methyltransferase, producing MPKRNAKIRQKIPWPTKDVMQQIYEQNLWGSHNTKFYSGEGSHKPEIVTPYLEKVQAFLSSFTTPISILDLGCGDFNIGKQLVEFSKSYIAIDIVPSLIKYNKQKFVANNLTFLCIDIVTEPLPDSDCIILRQVLQHLSNAEVHQILKKLTQFKYIILTEHLTNENFEPNKDIISGQGIRLKKKSGINILAPPFNFKVKEYKELQHTKLLNGKGCIVTYLYRVF from the coding sequence ATGCCTAAAAGAAATGCAAAAATAAGGCAGAAAATACCTTGGCCCACCAAAGATGTGATGCAACAAATTTATGAGCAAAACTTATGGGGTAGCCACAATACTAAATTTTATTCAGGCGAAGGTTCTCACAAACCAGAAATAGTTACACCCTATTTAGAAAAGGTACAAGCATTTTTATCTTCTTTTACAACGCCAATTAGCATTTTAGATTTGGGTTGTGGCGATTTTAACATCGGAAAACAGTTAGTAGAATTTAGTAAAAGCTATATAGCAATAGACATTGTACCAAGTTTAATTAAGTATAATAAGCAAAAATTTGTAGCCAATAATTTAACATTTCTTTGTATAGATATAGTTACAGAACCTTTACCAGATTCCGATTGCATTATTCTTAGACAAGTTTTACAGCATTTATCAAATGCTGAGGTGCATCAAATTCTTAAGAAGTTAACTCAATTTAAATACATAATTTTAACAGAGCACCTTACAAATGAAAATTTTGAGCCCAACAAAGACATTATTTCTGGTCAGGGAATACGACTTAAAAAGAAAAGCGGTATAAATATTTTAGCACCTCCTTTTAATTTTAAAGTGAAAGAATATAAAGAATTACAACATACAAAATTGTTGAATGGTAAAGGGTGTATTGTTACATATTTATACCGTGTTTTTTAA
- the gcvP gene encoding aminomethyl-transferring glycine dehydrogenase translates to MNTNSFQRRHIGPNIQEQEKMLATIKAADLDQLINETVPDNIRLKNELDLEPAVSEYEYLAHIKELSEKNKVYKSYIGLGYHEAIVPAVIQRNILENPGWYTAYTPYQAEIAQGRLEALLNYQTMVCDLTGMELANASLLDEATAAAEAMALLFDVRERAKKKAGAHKFFVSDEVLPQTLSLLETRATPIGIELVIGNHENFDFSDDFFGAILQYPGKYGQIFDYENFVKKATDKDIKVAVAADILSLVKLKAPGDFGVSVVVGTTQRFGIPLGYGGPHAAFFATKEAYKRSIPGRIIGVTKDTNGKRALRMALQTREQHIKRERATSNICTAQVLLAVMAGMYAVYHGKNGIQFIADTVHNHTVALSNALQELGLTQTNTAYFDTIVVKAPALKIKEVAEAHQINFNYIDNETISISINETVGLKEINAIIHVFTTALALPKKEISSITNGNAIEKNTERSSSFLDNDIFNTYQSETAMMRYIKKLERKDLALNHSMISLGSCTMKLNAAAEMLPLSNPQWGNIHPFVPLNQAEGYHEVLQKLEHQLNIVTGFAGTSLQPNSGAQGEFAGLMTIRAYHRSRNEGHRNICIIPASAHGTNPASAVMAGMKVVVTKTAENGNIDVDDLREKVSKHSDNLAALMVTYPSTHGVFESEIQEITKIIHDNGGQVYMDGANMNAQVGLTNPATIGADVCHLNLHKTFAIPHGGGGPGVGPICVAKQLVPFLPSNPIIPTGGEKAITAISAAPWGSALACLISYGYITMLGSKGLTNATKLAILNANYIKERLENHYPTLYTGEKGRAAHEMIIDCRDFKNNGIEVVDIAKRLMDYGFHAPTVSFPVNGTMMIEPTESENLEELDRFCDAMIAIREEIRQASKDNENNPLKNAPHTQEMLTADDWTLPYSRKQAAFPLPYIADNKFWPTVRRVDDAYGDRNLICSCSPIEDYME, encoded by the coding sequence ATGAATACAAATTCGTTTCAACGTAGACATATTGGTCCTAACATACAGGAACAAGAAAAAATGTTAGCAACTATTAAAGCGGCTGATTTAGACCAACTTATAAATGAAACTGTGCCTGATAATATCCGTTTAAAAAATGAACTGGATTTAGAACCTGCAGTGAGCGAATATGAGTATTTAGCGCATATTAAAGAACTTTCAGAAAAAAATAAAGTGTACAAAAGCTACATAGGTCTTGGCTATCATGAGGCTATCGTTCCAGCGGTTATTCAACGAAATATTCTAGAAAATCCTGGGTGGTACACTGCTTATACTCCATACCAGGCAGAAATTGCTCAAGGAAGGTTAGAAGCCCTTTTAAACTACCAAACCATGGTGTGCGATTTAACGGGTATGGAATTGGCTAATGCCTCTTTATTAGACGAGGCAACTGCTGCTGCAGAGGCAATGGCATTATTATTTGATGTAAGAGAACGGGCAAAGAAAAAAGCCGGAGCACATAAATTTTTTGTTTCTGATGAAGTTTTACCACAAACTTTATCTCTACTAGAAACAAGAGCCACACCTATTGGAATTGAACTCGTAATTGGAAATCATGAAAATTTCGATTTTTCTGATGACTTCTTCGGGGCAATATTGCAATACCCAGGAAAGTATGGTCAAATTTTTGATTATGAAAATTTTGTAAAAAAAGCAACTGACAAGGATATAAAAGTAGCTGTTGCTGCAGACATTTTATCGTTAGTTAAACTTAAAGCACCAGGAGATTTTGGTGTTTCTGTTGTAGTAGGAACCACTCAACGTTTTGGTATTCCTCTTGGATATGGTGGGCCGCATGCTGCATTTTTTGCAACAAAAGAAGCATACAAAAGAAGCATACCTGGAAGAATAATTGGTGTTACCAAAGATACAAACGGAAAGCGAGCTCTTAGAATGGCATTGCAAACTAGAGAACAACACATAAAAAGAGAAAGAGCAACTTCTAATATTTGTACTGCTCAGGTTTTACTTGCTGTTATGGCTGGCATGTATGCTGTATATCACGGTAAAAACGGAATACAATTTATTGCAGATACTGTTCATAACCATACCGTTGCACTTTCTAATGCTTTACAAGAATTAGGGCTTACACAAACAAATACTGCGTATTTTGATACTATTGTTGTAAAGGCTCCTGCATTAAAAATAAAAGAAGTAGCAGAGGCACATCAAATAAATTTTAATTACATAGATAATGAAACAATATCAATTTCGATTAATGAAACTGTAGGTTTAAAAGAAATCAATGCAATTATTCATGTTTTTACAACTGCACTAGCTCTTCCTAAAAAAGAAATTTCTTCGATTACTAACGGAAATGCAATTGAAAAAAATACCGAAAGAAGCTCTTCTTTTTTAGATAATGATATTTTTAACACGTATCAATCTGAAACAGCTATGATGCGTTACATAAAAAAATTAGAACGTAAAGATTTGGCGTTAAACCATTCTATGATTTCTTTAGGTTCTTGTACCATGAAGCTAAATGCAGCTGCAGAAATGTTACCACTCAGCAATCCACAATGGGGAAACATTCATCCTTTTGTACCTTTAAATCAGGCAGAAGGGTATCATGAAGTTTTACAAAAATTAGAACATCAGCTAAATATAGTTACTGGTTTTGCTGGTACTTCTTTACAACCCAACTCAGGTGCTCAAGGAGAGTTTGCTGGTTTAATGACTATTAGAGCTTACCACCGTTCTAGAAATGAAGGCCATAGAAATATTTGTATTATTCCTGCTTCAGCACACGGTACCAACCCAGCATCTGCAGTAATGGCAGGAATGAAAGTAGTGGTTACAAAAACAGCAGAAAATGGAAATATCGATGTTGATGATTTACGAGAAAAAGTGTCTAAACATTCCGATAATCTTGCTGCTTTAATGGTTACTTATCCTTCTACTCACGGAGTTTTTGAAAGTGAAATTCAAGAAATTACCAAAATTATTCATGATAATGGCGGACAAGTTTATATGGATGGCGCAAATATGAATGCACAAGTAGGTCTTACAAATCCTGCTACAATTGGTGCAGATGTATGTCACCTTAACCTTCACAAAACATTTGCCATTCCGCATGGTGGCGGTGGCCCAGGAGTTGGCCCAATATGTGTTGCCAAACAATTAGTGCCTTTTTTACCATCTAACCCAATTATTCCTACTGGAGGTGAAAAAGCAATTACAGCTATTTCTGCGGCTCCTTGGGGTTCTGCTTTGGCATGTTTAATTTCTTATGGATACATTACAATGTTAGGCTCTAAAGGACTTACTAATGCCACAAAACTTGCAATTTTAAATGCTAATTACATAAAAGAGCGCTTGGAAAACCACTACCCTACTTTGTATACCGGAGAAAAAGGAAGAGCGGCTCATGAAATGATTATTGATTGTAGAGATTTTAAAAATAACGGTATAGAAGTAGTAGATATTGCAAAGCGCTTAATGGATTATGGTTTTCATGCACCTACAGTTTCTTTTCCTGTAAATGGTACGATGATGATAGAGCCTACGGAATCTGAAAATTTAGAAGAACTAGATCGTTTTTGTGATGCAATGATTGCTATTCGTGAAGAAATAAGACAAGCCTCTAAAGACAACGAAAATAATCCGTTAAAGAATGCTCCACATACACAAGAAATGTTAACTGCAGATGATTGGACACTTCCATACTCTAGAAAACAAGCAGCATTTCCATTGCCTTATATTGCTGATAACAAGTTCTGGCCAACGGTTAGACGAGTAGATGATGCGTATGGTGATAGAAATTTAATTTGCTCTTGCAGCCCAATAGAAGATTATATGGAGTAA
- the serA gene encoding phosphoglycerate dehydrogenase, translating into MNLTKRNYIFDFDSTLTRVEALDVLAEITLKNNPKKEAIIQEIIDITNLGIDGEISFTESLERRIKLLKANKADLGSLVAALKKQVSKSIESNKEFFEEFADDIYVISCGFKEFIDPIVKEYNIPSERVFANTFEFAKDGEIIGFDATNVLSKHNGKIQCLKDMKLQGEIQVIGDGYSDYVTREAGVADKFFAYTENVSREKTTENADHITPNLDEFLYINDLPRNISYPKNRIKILLLENVHSDAFTKLSSDGFSVETVSKSLSESELIEKIKDVHVLGIRSKTTVTKKVIEAAEKLMVVSAFCIGTKQIDLDACKEKGIVVFNAPYSNTRSVVELAIGEIIMLMRSVFQRSTELHNGQWNKTAEGSREVRGKKLGIVGYGNIGSQLSILAEALGMDVYYYDVEDKLALGNATKLDTLEELLALSDVVTLHVDDHAANKNFFGEKEISLMKDGAHLINLSRGFVVDIHALVNGIKTKKLAGVAVDVYPEEPAKNGEFYTELKGLPNVILTPHVGGSTEEAQRDIADFVPNKIMAYINSGNTVDAVNFPNIRLPRQTNAHRFLHIHKNVPGVMAKINEILAKYDLNINGQYLSTDPKVGYVITDLDKEYNKEVLEALRNIEGTIKFRVLY; encoded by the coding sequence ATGAACCTTACAAAAAGAAATTACATCTTCGATTTCGATAGTACCTTAACAAGAGTAGAAGCATTGGATGTTTTGGCAGAAATTACCTTAAAAAATAATCCTAAGAAAGAGGCTATTATTCAGGAAATAATAGACATTACAAATTTAGGAATTGATGGCGAAATTTCATTTACCGAATCTTTAGAAAGAAGAATTAAACTTTTAAAGGCCAATAAGGCAGATTTAGGAAGTTTAGTGGCTGCTTTAAAAAAGCAAGTTTCTAAGTCGATAGAAAGTAATAAAGAATTTTTTGAGGAATTTGCAGACGATATTTATGTTATTTCTTGCGGATTTAAAGAGTTTATAGATCCTATAGTAAAAGAATATAACATTCCTTCAGAAAGGGTATTTGCCAATACTTTTGAATTTGCAAAAGATGGCGAAATTATTGGGTTCGATGCCACAAATGTACTCTCTAAGCACAATGGTAAAATACAATGTTTAAAAGACATGAAGTTGCAAGGAGAAATACAAGTTATTGGAGATGGTTATAGCGATTATGTAACCAGAGAAGCGGGTGTTGCAGACAAATTTTTTGCATACACAGAAAACGTTTCTAGAGAAAAAACTACAGAAAACGCCGATCATATTACACCAAATTTAGATGAATTTTTATACATAAACGATTTGCCAAGAAATATTTCATACCCTAAGAATAGAATAAAAATATTACTATTAGAAAATGTACATTCAGATGCATTTACAAAATTATCATCAGACGGATTTTCTGTAGAAACAGTTTCTAAAAGTTTGTCTGAAAGTGAGTTGATAGAAAAAATTAAAGACGTACATGTTTTAGGAATTAGATCTAAAACAACGGTTACAAAAAAGGTAATTGAGGCGGCAGAAAAGTTAATGGTAGTAAGTGCTTTTTGTATTGGTACCAAACAAATAGATTTAGACGCTTGTAAAGAAAAAGGAATTGTAGTTTTTAATGCGCCTTATAGCAATACTCGTTCGGTAGTAGAGCTAGCAATTGGAGAAATTATTATGCTGATGCGTTCGGTGTTTCAAAGAAGTACAGAATTACATAATGGGCAATGGAACAAAACTGCAGAAGGTTCTAGAGAAGTTCGAGGAAAAAAGTTAGGAATAGTTGGTTACGGTAACATAGGCTCGCAGCTTTCTATTTTAGCAGAAGCTTTAGGTATGGATGTGTATTATTACGATGTAGAAGATAAATTAGCTTTAGGGAACGCTACTAAGTTAGATACTCTAGAAGAGCTTTTGGCGCTTTCAGATGTAGTTACTTTACATGTAGATGATCATGCTGCCAACAAAAACTTTTTTGGAGAAAAAGAAATTTCTTTAATGAAAGATGGCGCACACTTAATAAATTTATCTAGAGGTTTTGTAGTAGATATACATGCTTTGGTAAATGGTATTAAAACAAAAAAACTTGCGGGTGTTGCTGTAGATGTATATCCAGAAGAGCCAGCAAAAAATGGCGAATTTTACACAGAGCTAAAAGGGTTACCAAATGTAATTTTAACACCACACGTTGGTGGAAGTACCGAAGAAGCACAAAGAGATATTGCCGATTTTGTACCAAATAAAATTATGGCATATATAAACTCTGGTAATACCGTAGATGCTGTAAACTTCCCAAATATTCGTTTGCCAAGACAAACCAATGCACACCGTTTTTTACACATTCATAAAAATGTGCCAGGTGTAATGGCAAAAATAAATGAGATTTTAGCTAAATACGACTTAAATATTAACGGTCAATATTTATCAACAGACCCAAAAGTGGGCTATGTAATTACAGATTTAGATAAAGAATACAACAAAGAAGTTTTAGAGGCACTAAGAAACATAGAAGGTACTATTAAGTTTAGAGTGTTGTATTAA
- a CDS encoding DUF6973 domain-containing protein codes for MITTDFTNFTDQDIHPNNVVIDQYYSQNLDYSVLQEIANNPTIYDGLDNQNLARKDIFREFLIYTCSIAQAIANNYGYVRGSIAYVLAADRADTSSTSYYPNLDEANSRRDAYRHILWNSLLAQYYFTVSSKANRVGFATIIATAREAAICLGKNAEDSKEMDFHNNYIGRKNWGDNTTYRKVFGFIVGLNKPSTSQLKDYALHTVEKVSCYIVKEENPNNTFDYTTSETKQQILNIHQNTAVYFIGPIAPKQSRTTVTNDYSDCTGTSSPNEPMIFGSQNSGTVAPDDPCIRKVYTTTLVNSCFISDDNTFIPNPNSI; via the coding sequence ATGATTACTACAGATTTTACAAATTTTACAGACCAAGACATACACCCAAATAATGTAGTAATAGACCAGTATTATTCTCAAAATTTAGATTATTCAGTTTTACAAGAAATTGCAAATAATCCAACAATATATGATGGTTTAGACAATCAAAATTTAGCAAGAAAAGATATATTTAGAGAGTTTTTAATCTATACTTGCTCTATAGCGCAAGCAATAGCTAATAATTATGGCTACGTTAGAGGTAGTATTGCTTATGTTTTAGCTGCTGACAGAGCAGATACTTCTTCTACAAGCTACTATCCAAATCTTGACGAAGCAAATTCTAGAAGAGATGCTTATAGGCATATTTTGTGGAATTCTTTATTAGCTCAGTACTATTTTACAGTTTCATCTAAAGCAAATAGAGTTGGTTTTGCAACCATTATAGCAACTGCTAGAGAAGCCGCAATCTGTTTAGGTAAAAATGCTGAGGATTCAAAAGAAATGGATTTTCATAATAACTATATTGGTAGAAAGAATTGGGGAGATAATACAACGTATCGTAAAGTTTTTGGTTTTATAGTTGGTTTAAATAAACCTAGTACATCTCAGTTAAAAGACTATGCTTTGCATACTGTTGAAAAGGTAAGTTGCTACATTGTTAAGGAAGAAAACCCTAATAATACTTTTGATTATACAACATCAGAAACCAAACAACAAATTTTAAATATACACCAAAATACAGCAGTTTATTTTATTGGTCCAATTGCACCAAAACAAAGTAGAACGACTGTTACAAATGATTATTCTGATTGCACAGGTACTTCTAGTCCAAATGAACCTATGATTTTTGGAAGTCAAAATTCAGGTACTGTAGCACCAGATGACCCTTGTATAAGAAAAGTATATACAACTACTCTTGTAAACTCATGCTTTATTTCTGACGATAATACTTTTATACCTAACCCTAATTCTATTTAA